The proteins below are encoded in one region of Telopea speciosissima isolate NSW1024214 ecotype Mountain lineage chromosome 10, Tspe_v1, whole genome shotgun sequence:
- the LOC122643333 gene encoding uncharacterized mitochondrial protein AtMg00310-like — protein sequence MSCFKIPVAVHKTFDATSKKFFWSSGSKNMIPMVSKSTICESKKFGGLNVKQSTSMNQALLAKKAWELLISPTSLWRRLMKNKYFPNSTFINARCPVATSWGIGWNFALVAEALIARKAMLIALSLNFKKLIIESNNLLLVRLLSDLSEASPWRIRPIVGFK from the exons ATGTCATGTTTCAAGATTCCGGTTGCTGTTCATAAGACGTTCGATGCCACCAGCAAGAAATTCTTCTGGTCAAGTGGAAGCAAGAATATGATCCCTATGGTTTCCAAGAGCACTATATGCGAGTCAAAGAAGTTTGGAGGTCTTAACGTTaaacaatcaacttcaatgaaTCAAGCTCTGCTTGCTAAGAAAGCTTGGGAGCTCCTCATTTCACCTACTTCCTTATGGAGAAGACTGATGAAAAATAAATACTTCCCCAACTCAACATTTATCAATGCTAGGTGTCCTGTAGCAACATCTTGGG GAATAGGTTGGAACTTTGCTCTCGTTGCCGAAGCTCTTATTGCTAGGAAAGCTATGTTGATAGCTCTTTCTCTCAACTTCAAGAAGCTTATAATTGAAAGCAACAATCTCCTACTGGTTCGTCTTTTAAGCGATCTCTCAGAAGCTTCACCTTGGAGGATAAGACCTATTGTTGGTTTTAAATGA